In Pseudoxanthomonas sp. SE1, the genomic stretch GCGCGACAGCGAGTGGGTGGCAACGCCGATCGCCATCGGATAGATGGCCAGGAACGGCAGGCAGGCCAGGACCACGGGGTAGCTGGTGTAGGGATCGAACCTGAAACCCCACGCCGCGCTGGCCGCCAGGCAGGTCAGCAGCATGGTGCCCAGCGTGCGGATGCCGAAGCGTCCACCGCCGATGATCACCTTGTCCATCGTCAGCATCACCGCCAGCAGCACGCTGGGCAGCGCATCGAAATGCATGGCGGCGATCCAGAAGCCGCCCATCGCCGCATCGAAGGTCAGGTTCTGGAATTCGGCCTGGATCGGTTCATCGCGGCTCAGCTTGACCCGCAGATAGGCCAGGTGCGGCCACAGGAAGCCATTGGCGACCAGCAACGCCCACAGGGCGGGCGACGCCGAATGTTCGTAAAACACGGCCCCCACGCATATCGCGCCCAGCCCAAGCCCCAGCGCGCGCATCCGGTACATGCGCAGGCCATAGCGTGAGCGGTTCTGTTCCGCCATGTCGCGCGCAGCGTCAGGGGACAAGCGGGTCCAGGCGTTATGAGTTGACCCGATTCTCAGCCAATCGCAGCCCCTGTGCCAGCCCGCGACAGGCCGTCGCGCGCGTGCTTATGCCAACCCGGTCACGTTCGGCGCATCAATCACGCGGCCGGATAGCCCTGCGGATTCTGCGATTGCCAGCGCCACGCATCGCGGCACATGGCCTCCACCCCGAGTTCGGCATGCCAACCGAGCGTCTGACGGGCCAGCGACGGATCCGCGTACACCTCCGCGACATCGCCAGGCCGCCTGGCAACGACTTCGTACGGAATGTCCCGTGCGGCCGCATCCGCGAATGCCTTCACCAGTTGCAGCACGCTGACACCCTGGCCGGTGCCCAGGTTGACCGTCAGGTTGCGCCGCTCGCGCACGAGGAAATCCAGCGCATCCGCGTGCGCACGGGCGAGGTCCATCACATGGATGTAGTCGCGCACGCCGGTGCCGTCCAGGGTCGGCCAGTCGCCGCCGAATACGCTCAGCCGGTCGCGCCGCCCTACCGCCACCTGGCAGATGTACGGCATCAGATTGTTGGGAACACCGGTCGGATCTTCGCCGATGAGGCCCGATGCGTGGGCACCCACCGGGTTGAAGTAGCGCAGGTTGGCGGCATGGAATTCCGCATCGCTGCCGCACAGATCGCCGATGAGCTCTTCCATCACCAGCTTGGTGCGGCCATACGGATTGGTGACCTGCAGGCGCGCGTCTTCGCGCACCGGTACGCTGGCGGGGTCGCCATAGACCGTGGCGGAGGAACTGAACACCAGCCGCCTGACGCCTGCGGCCTGCATCCCGTGCAGCAGGTTGAGCGTGCCGCCGATGTTGTTGTGGAAATAGTCCAGAGGTCGCTCGCAGGACTCGCCCACTGATTTCAGCGCGGCGAAATGCACGACGGCATCGAACTGCTGGCGCGCGAAGAACCAGGCGACCGCCTCGCGGTCGCGCAGGTCCAACGGCTGGAAGGGCACCGGATGACCGGTGATCTGCTGCAGGCGGGCCAGCACGCCTGGCGAGCTGTTGCTGAAGTTGTCGGCCACCACCACGTCATGGCCGCGCTCCACCAGCACCACGTAGGTGTGTGCGCCGATGTAGCCGGCGCCACCGCACAACAGGATCCGCATCTCGACTCCCCCGGTCGCGTGTCGCCCATGTTCCGGATGGACGATCATCTCCTGATACGCAGGCAACGCGGCATTCAGGCCAATTCTTCCGCGTGTCCTCCCGGGCGTACTTTGGACGTTGATCGACTCGACACCAGGCCGGAAACCGGGCGAACGCCCGCCGCGCCACCGTATAGACTGCGCGACACACGCGACACACAGGGGATCTCCACATCGATGAACGCACCACTGCCTACCCTGGACCAGGCCAGGATCGCCGTGATTGGACTGGGGTATGTCGGCCTGCCGCTGGCCGTCGCCTTCGGCCGCAGGTTTCCCACGCTTGGATTCGACATCAATGGCAAGCGCGTGGCCGAACTGCGCGACCATCATGACCATACGCTGGAGGTCACCGCCGAAGAGCTGCGCGACACCCCGCAGCTGGGCTTCAGCGACGATCCGGCCGCGCTGGCGGGCTGCAACGTGTTCATCGTCACCGTTCCCACCCCGATCGACGACTACAAGCGCCCCGACCTGCATCCGCTGGAATCGGCCAGCCGCGCCGTCGGCCGCGCCATCGGCAAGGGCGCGGTCGCCATCTACGAATCCACCGTCTACCCGGGCGCGACCGAAGAAGTCTGCGTGCCGATCATCGAGCGTGAATCCGGACTGGTCTTCAACCGGGATTTCTACGCCGGCTACAGCCCCGAGCGCATCAACCCCGGCGACAAGCAGCATCGGCTGGAGACGATCATGAAGGTCACCTCCGGCTCCAGTCCCGAGGTCGCCGACTTCGTGGATGCGCTGTACGGCAGCATCATCACCGCCGGCACGCACAAGGCCAGCAGCATCCGCGTGGCGGAAGCGGCCAAGGTCATCGAGAACACCCAGCGCGACGTCAACATCGCGCTGATCAACGAGCTGGCGTTGATCTTCCACCGCCTCGGCATCGACACCCACGAGGTGCTGGAAGCCGCCGGCACCAAGTGGAACTTCCTGCCGTTCCGCCCCGGCCTGGTCGGTGGCCACTGCATCGGCGTGGACCCGTACTACCTGACCCACAAGGCGCAACAGATCGGCTACCACCCGGACGTGATCCTGGCCGGGCGGCGCATCAACGACGGCATGGGCAGCCATGTCGCCCGCCGCGTCGCCAAGCTGATGGCCAAGCGCAACCTGCCCACTGCCGGCGCCAGGGTGCTGGTGCTGGGCCTGGCCTTCAAGGAGAACTGCCCCGACGTGCGCAATACGCGGGTGGTGGACATCGTGTCGGAGCTGCGCAGCTACAACACCGAGGTCGATGTACACGATCCGTGGGTCAACGCGGATGAAGCGCGGCACGAATATGGTCTGGACCTGGTGGCGGAGCCGCAGCCCGGCCGGTACGATGCCATCATCCTGGCGGTTGCGCACCGGGAATTCACCGAACGTGGCGCCGATGGCGTGCGCGCGCTCGGCAAACCCGGTGCCGTGCTCTTCGACGTGAAGCGGGCCCTGCCCCGCCACGCCGTCGACGACTGCCTGTAAGCGATCCGATCTCCACGGGACCCTGTTGATGCGCGTACTGGTCACCGGCGCTGCCGGCTTCATCGGCTCACACCTCAGCCATCGCCTGCTCGATCGCGGCGACGAGGTGCTGGGATACGACAACCTCAACGCCTACTACGATCCGACGCTGAAGGAGGCCCGCCTGGCGCGGCTCCTGCCGAAGGCGGGCTTCCGTTTCGTGCACGGCTCACTGGAAGACCGCACGGCGCTGGAGGCGGCTTTCGACGAATTCAAGCCGCAGCGCGTGGTGAACCTGGCCGCGCAGGCCGGCGTGCGCTACTCGCTGGAGAACCCGCACGCCTACATCGACAGCAACATCGTCGGCTTCACCAACATCCTGGAAGCCTGCCGGCACCGCGGCGTCGAACACCTCGTCTATGCGTCGTCCAGTTCGGTGTACGGCGCCAACCGGAAACTGCCGTTCGCGGTGGAAGACAGTGTCGACCATCCGGTCAGCCTGTACGCGGCCACCAAGAAGGCCAACGAGCTGATGGCGCATACCTACAGCCATCTGTTCGGCATGCCCACCACCGGACTGCGCTTCTTCACCGTATATGGCCCGTGGGGCCGACCGGACATGGCCCTGTTCCTGTTCACGAAGAACATCCTCGAGGGCAAGCCCATCGACGTGTTCAACCACGGCCACCACAGCCGCGACTTCACCTTCGTCGACGACATCGTGGAAGGCGTCGTGCGCACGCTGGACACCGTGCCCGGCCCGGACCCGGCGTACGACCCGCTGCTGCCTAACCCGGGTTCGTCCAGCGCTCCGTACCGCGTCTACAACATCGGCAACCACCAGCCGGTGCAGTTGCTGCGCTACATCGAGGTGCTGGAGGACTGCCTGGGTCGCAAGGCGGAGAAACGCCTGCTCCCGATGCAGCCTGGCGACGTGCCCGACACCGAAGCCGACGTCGAGGCGCTGCGCCGCGACACGGGCTATTCGCCGACGACGCCGATCGAGACCGGCGTGCGCCAGTTCGTGGACTGGTACCGGACGTTCTACGCCGCCTAAATCCCACGAGGAGCGCTTGCAAGGCGCTCCGCAGTGGCCGGATTCCCCTGTCGCCGCCGTTGTTACCGGCATCAGCAACTCCAGGGGATCTTCCGATGAACCGCCTCTTTGCCGGCCTTGCCGCCACCGCCCTTTCCATGCTGCTGGCGTCGTGCGCCACGTCCTCCGGCAGCGAGACGCCACCGCCTGCGACGAGCACGCTGGGGACCGACGCGTACCACATCGGCGTGGACGACATCGTGCAGGTCTCCGTGTGGCGCAATCCGGAACTCGGCATCACCGTGCCGGTGCGTCCCGACGGCATGATCTCGGTTCCGTTGGTGGGCGACGTGCCCGCCGGCGGCCGCACACCCGGTGACGTCGCCAAGGACATCCAGGAACGCCTGGCCACCTACGTGCGCGATCCGCAGGTGGCGGTGATCCTCACCGACCTGCGCAGCCACGAATACCTGTCCCGGGTACGCGTCACCGGCGCCGTCCGCCAGCCCGTGTCGCTGCCCTATCGCCCCGGCATGACAGTACTGGATGCCGTGCTGGCCGCTGGTGGCATCACCGAGTTCGCCGCCGCCGACCGGTCCGATCTGCACCGCAAGGGTGCCGAGCAGACCCAGACCTACGCGGTCCGGCTTGACCGCATCCTCAACCGTGGCGACCTGAGCACCAACTACACGGTATCGCCCGGCGACGTCATCACCGTTCCCGAGCGCACGTTCTGATGAGCCAGAGCAATCTCCCCGCGCGGCGCGGATACGCCGCGCCGGCCTCGCCCGCGGGCGCGCTGTCGCCGAACGAACTGGCCCCGATCCTGCTGCGCGAAGCGCGCCGCCACCGTGTGGCCCTGGTCGGCATCTTCGCCGGCGTCGCCCTGCTGACGCTGCTGGTCGGATTGCTGGTGCTGCCGAAGAATTACACGGCCTCGACGACGATCCTGGCGCAGGAAAGCGACATCATCCAGCCCCTGCTGGAAGGCCGCGCCGTGGCGACCGGCGTCGTGGACCGCGCCGGCATGGCCCGGCAGGTGATCTACAGCCAGCGGGTCCTGCAGGATGCGCTGAAAACCGGCGGCTGGCTGGAAGACGTCCCCAATGCCGTCCAGCAGGACCGCCTGATGGAACAGATCAAGGGCCGCATCGCGATCACCAGCCCGCGCCCCAACCTGATCCAGATCACCTACCGCGACAGCGATGCCAAGCGCACCTACCAGGTGACGGAGCGCCTGAGCGAGATGTTCATCAAGGAGAGCCTGGCGGCGAAGGAACGCGAAAGCCGCGAGGCCTACGAGTTCATCAACAAGCAGGTGCAGGACTACCACGCCAAGCTGCTGGAAGCCGAGGAGCGCCTGCGCATGTACCGCTCGGCCAACACCGACGCCCAGCCCGGCAGCGCGACCGATGCCAATACGCGCATCAGCTCGCTGCGTACCACGGTCGAACAGACCCGCATGTCGCTGCTGGAACAGCGCTCGCGCGAAAGCGCGATCGCCTCGCAGCTCTCCGGCGAATCCGCGGTCACCGCCGTGCAGACGCGCGAGAGCCTGTATCGCGGGCAGTTGCTGGAGCTGCAGGGCCAGCTGGACCGCCTGCTGCTGAACTACACCGAGCAGCACCCGGACGTCGTGCGCGTGCGCCACCAGATGGCCGATCTGCAGCAGTCCATGGTCAACGAACAGAACCGTCGCGCCTCCGCACCGCAGAGTGGGAGCCCGTTCGACGAAGCCCAGATGAATCCGCTGTACCAGGAATTGCGCAGCCAGCAGGCACAGACACGCCGCGAAGTGGCCGCGACCGCGTCGCGCATGGCAATCGCGGAGTCGATGCTGAACGACGAACTCAACCGCAGCCGGCGCATCGCCGACTCGGAAAGCGCCCTGGCCGAGCTCACGCGCGACTACGAGGTCAACCGCGACATCTACCAGGACCTGTTGCGCCGGCGCGAGAACGCCCGCGTCTCCATGCAGCTGGACCGCGAGGAACGCGGCCTGACCCTGCGCGTGCAGGATCCCGCCACCATGCCGTTGCGGCCGACGGGCCTGCGTTTCATGCACTTCGCCATCGGCGGGCTGCTGATGGCGGTAGGCATTCCGCTCGGCCTGGTGTTCCTGCGTGCGCGCTTCGATCCGCGCATCCGCTCGGCGCACCAGGTACAACGGCTCACGGACCGCCCGCTGCTGACCGTGGTGCCGACCTACCACTCGCCGCGCGACCGTCGCCAGGAAATGACGAGGAACGCGATGAGCGTCGGCATCCTCCTGATCGTCGTGCTCGCGTATGGGCTCGTGTTCGGCCTCAAGCAACTCGCCGCCTGAGGCCACCCCCATGACCCAACACGCCACAATGGAAAAGCCAGTGACCCCGGACAACGACCGACTGCACGGCGTGCCCTACCGCGCCGACACCTCCCGCTCGCTGGCCCTGATGGACGAGCCCACGGCATTGACGCCACGCGAACTGGAAGAGCGTCGCGTCATCCATCGCAACGATTCCGTGCGCGAACAGGCCGATGCGTTCCGCGAATTGCGTACCCGGTTGCTCGCCCTGGGCGGCGACAGGAACTTCGTCACCCTGGTGGCGCCGGTAAGCCACGGCTGCGGGGGCAGCTTCGTTGCCCGCAACCTGGCCACGGCGTTCGCGTTCGACGACACCAAGAGCGCGCTGCTGGTGGACTGCGACGCGCTGCATCCGACGCAGCACACCGCGCTGCGCGTGGATGCCGGACACGGCGGGCTGATGGACTACCTGGACGACAGCGACACCGATCTCGCCCGCATCCTCTACCGCACCGGCGTACCGCGCCTGCGCCTGATACCGAGCGGCCGCCAGCGCGAAACGACGGGCGAGGCTTTCAGCTCGTTCCGCATGCGCGCGATGATGGATTCGCTGCGCAGCCGTTATCCCGACCGTTACCTCGTCCTCGACAGTCCTTCGGTCCTCGGTTCGCCCGATGCGCGCATCCTCTCCGAGCTCGCCGACCTCGTGGTCCTGGTCGCGGGCTACGGCAAGGTCACGCCGGAGAAGCTGGAGAAGGCCATCGGCAGCTTCCCGGCCGACAAGGTGGCCGGCGTGGTGTTCAACGAAATCCCGTGAAGCAGCCAAGGAGCATCGGCATGCGCGTCACCCGCCTTCGCGTTTCCGTCATCGCGGCTTCCGTGCTGGCCACGTTCTCCGGCCACGCGTTCGCCGCACGCGTCGACTACACCGTGGACCTCGGCATGGAGCGCAACAGCAACGTGACGATGGTGCCGGCCGACCCCATCGAGCAGCGCTACCTGCGTGCCGGCGTCGGCTTCAGCATCACCGAGAACATCTCGGCGCTGCAGCTGAACCTGGACGGGCGCGCCGAGTACCGCGACTACGAGGACGACATCTTCGCCGACACCGTCGACGGCACGCTCTCCGGGCGCATGAACTGGGTCGCCATTCCGCAGCGCCTGTTCTTCGTGGTGGAGGACAACCTGACGGTGCAACCGGTGGATTCGCTGGTGCCCGATGGCCCGGGCAACCGCCAGCAGGTGAACGTGTTCTCCGCCGGTCCGACGGTGCTGTTCAACTGGACCTCCTCGCTGCATGGACAGGCCGAACTCCGCTACGTGCACAGCGATGCCGAGGTGACCGACGAGTTCAATTCGCAGCGCCTCGCCGCTGCGGTCCGCACGATCAAGGAACTCTCGCCCACCAGCCGCGTGTCGTTGAACCTGCAGGCGCAGCGCGTGGACTTCGACGACGACATCGTGGCACGCGACTACAACCGCTACGACATCTACGGACGCTATGTCCGCACGCTGGCCAACTTCGAACTCGGTGCGGACCTGGGCTATTCGCGCATCGACTACCGGCAGGGCGAGTCGCGCTCGGAACCATTGCTGCGCGCGGATGCCCAATGGAACCTGTCGCCGCACAGCCAGCTGATCGCGGCGGTGTCCAGCCAGTTTTCGGACACCGCGACCGACGCGTTGACCGGCATCCAGTCCGAGGCCACGGTGCCGGAGAACGTCCTGACCGGCGACGCAGTGGTGAATGCATCGCCGTACGAGGTCCGCAGCATCGACCTCGGCTACCAGTACACGGGCACGCGGTTGACCTTTTCGCTGACCCCTTACGTGCAGAAGCGCGACTACGTGGATTCGGACACGTTCGACCAGAAGACCCGCGGCGCGCGCTTCGACCTGCAATGGCTGATCCGTCGTTCGCTGACGCTGGGAAGCTACGCCACCTGGGAACGCCTGGACTACACGCAGCTCAACCGCAAGGACGAAACGTCGCGCGTGGGCGCGAGCCTGGAATACCAATGGGCGCCCCGCTGGTCGGCACGCCTGCACGCCGAACGCTACAAGCGCGACAGCACCGACGTTGGCCAGAGCGTCTCGCAGAACCTGATCTACCTGAGCATCGCCTATTCCAACCGTTGAGGTGTCCGGCATGCGCGCCACGCCCTCCAGATTGAAGACGCATGGCATCCCCAGTGCGGTGTTGCTGACGCTGGCACTGCTGGCGGCCGCTATCGGCCATTGCGGTGCAGCCGACGCACCGGAGGCGAGCTCCGCACCGGAACCCCGGGAGCCGCAGGCTTCCGCTGGCGCGCCACAGGCGACCGCCGCGCCCGTCGCCCCGGCTGCACCGGCAGGCACGGACCAGTTGAAGATCGACCTGGCGTTCGTCGATCGCAGGTCGCCGGAGTACGGCCGCTTCCGCAACTGGGTGGACACCGCCGTGTCGGGCAACCCGGGCTATGCCTTCAGCGCCAGCGACGCCGCCCTGATGTTCCTGCTCAGTGGTGGCGAGAAGTACTGCAAGCTCGCCGTCCGCATGGTGGAAAAGGAAGTCGCTGAAGCCGAAAGCGCGATCGCAGGCGGTTCGCGCCCCGCGATCGCCGGCGATTCGTATCTGGAAGTCGGCCCCAGGATCGCGGACCTGGCGATGACGCTGCACGCCTGCACCGGCATGATCGATGCCGCGCAGCGGCAGCGCTGGTCCGCCCTGGCGGAGCAGGCCGTGTGGAACGTCTGGAACCCGAGCCGGGCGCAGTGGGGCGGCCGCACCCACGCATGGACTGGCTGGTCCATCGACAATCCCGGCAACAACTACTACTACAGCTTCATCGAAGCGACCATGTACTGGGCGCTGGTCAGCGGCAGCAAGACCTGGATGGACGAGCTCAAGACGCGTCGCCTGCCGCCGCTGAAGGCGTACTACGCCGAGCTGCCGGGCGGCGGCAGCCGCGAAGGCACCGGCTATGGCGCTGCGCAGATGCGTCTGTTCGGTCTTTACCGCCTGTGGAAGGACAGCACGGGCGAGGACCTGGCCACGGCCAGCACGCATGCGCGCGACAGCATTCCGTACTGGATACATGCCACGGTGCCCACCTTGGACCGTTTCGCCCCGATCGGCGACCAGGCGCGCAGTTCGATACCCGAACTGTTCGACTACCACCGCCGGCTGGTGCTGGAAGCGCGCCAGTTGACGACGGATACAGATGCGCGCGCGATGTCGTCTTGGTGGCTGCGCAGCATCTCGGTGCCGCGCATGAGCCAGGGCTTCAACAGTCGCTACGACCTGTTGCCGGCCGGCGATGGCGGCGATCCGCCCCCGGCCCTGGTCTACCACGCGGAAGGTGCCGGCCACCTCTTCGCACGCAGCGACTGGGGCAAGGATGCGATGTGGATGTCGTTCGTCGCCGGCCCCTACAACGAGAGTCACGCGCACCAGGAGCAGGGTGGCTTCACCCTGTTCGCCCGCGACTGGCTCGCGGTGACCGAGAACATCTGGAGCCACAGCGGCATCCAGCAAGGCACGCCGGTCCATAACGTGGTGCGCTTCGAACGCGCCAACGCGGACGCACAGCAATGCGCGGCGCCGCGCGGTGACGTGGTGGTGCACCAGTGCGAAACCCCGCGCTCGCGCTCCCGCGTGACCGTGACGCCGCGACCGGATGGCGGCATCACCGCCACGGCCGACCTGACCCCGGTGTATCGCGACAATCCGGCCCTGCAGTCCTGGCAGCGACGCATCGAGTTCGGTGGTCGCAAGCTGCTGGTGCAGGACGATTTCCGGCTGGGCGCGGGCACCCGTGCGATCTTCCAGGTCAATGTCCCGGAGCGCCCCACCGTCCAGGGCAACGAGGCCACCGCCGGGCGGCTGCGCATCCGCGTGCTGGAGCCCGCGAATGCGACGCTGCGCGTCCACACCTGGAGCGACGATGACGCGCAGGAGTTCCGTCGGGGCTGGCGGGTGGATGTCTCGGGCGGACAGACCGGCTACAAGGTCGAGCTCAGCGAGAAGTGAGCCGGGTCGCGTCGGGCAAGGCAGGCGCCGCAAAGAGTGCGGTGAGTCTCAAATGCACCCTCACGGGCCCGTGACCTCCCCTGCCGCCCGCTGAACCAACCTGCCGTTCTGTGACCCAGCCCGTCCGTTTTGACGGAACCCCCACGTTATGATCCGCCCGCCGTTGCGCGGATCGCATGTAGCGAGGGGGCGCTGCAGCGGGTAGTCACCAGCCTCGAGGGCTGTCGTCTTCCAATTCGTTCGTGCGCGGTTTTCTTGCCAGGAGAACCCCCTTGTCGCGCACGTCCGTTTCCCCCCGCCGCACCCGCCGGCTGCCCTTCGCCCTGTTCCTGGGCGCTGCGTCGCTTACCGCCCTGACTGCCGCCAGCGCCGCCAGCGGCCTGTTCGGGCTTCGTGCCCAGGCCTTTGCATCCCATGCATGGATCCAGGCCGAAGATGAATTCGCCGAGTTGCGCCAGGATACGCGCGACCACGTCCTGCGCTTCTGGACGCGCGCTTCCGCCAACACCCGGCTGGCCCGCCGTGCGCGCGAACGCGCTGCCACCGGCACGCCCACCAGCACCAGCACGGCCAACCCCGTCGTCCTCACGCCGGTAGCGCCCACCGTGGATTCAACCCCGGTCCTGAGCAGCGGCGGGCGGATCAGTTCGAATTCCTCCCGGCCACGGCTGGTGAACCTGCCCATGCCGGTGCCGGCGGTCGACAAGTCGTCCGCTGCCTACACCCGCTTCAAGGGTTGGGTGGATGCGGCCGTCGCCGGCAACCGCGGCTACGGCTTCAGTGCTGCCGAGGCCGCACTGATGTACCAGATCTCGCCTGAAGCAAAGTACTGCACGCTGGCCGTCAGCATGGTCGAAGCGCAGGTCAGCGCCGCGGAATCCGCGATCGCTTCCGGCGGCCGTCCAGCCGTGGCGGGGGATTCCTACCTTGAGGTGGGCCCGATGATCGCCGATCTGGCGTCCACCATGACCGCCTGCGGCGGCAGCATCACCGCCAGCCAGCGCACCCGCTGGTCCGCGTATGCGGAGCAGGCGGTGTGGAACGTGTGGAACTACAACAACGCCCAGTGGGGCGGTCGCAGCCATCCGTGGTCCGGCTGGTCGGTGAACAATCCCGGCAACAACTATTACTACAGCTTCGTCGAAGCGACGATGTACTGGGCGCTGGCCAGCGGCAACGGCACCTGGTTCAACTTCCTGCGCGACAACAAGCTGCCTGCGCTGCAGACCTACTTCGCCCGGCTGCCCGGTGGCGGCAGCAGCGAAGGCACCGGTTATGGCACCTCGCACATGCGGCTGTTCTCGCTGTACCGCATCTGGCGCGATGCGACCGGCACCGATCTGGCCAACGCCAACAGCCACGCGTCCGACAGCATTCCGTACTGGGTGCACGCCACGGTCCCCACGCTGGATCGCTTCGCGCCGATCGGCGACCAGGCGCGCAGCTCGGTTCCCGACATCTACGACTACCACCGCCGCCTGATGCTGGAAGCGCGTTCGGTGGCGACCAATCCGGTCGTGCAGAACCAGGCGACCTGGTGGCTCAACAACATCTCCATCGCACGCATGGGCTCGGGCTTCAACTATCGCTACGACCTGCTGCCCACCGGCACCACGGCCGCCGTACCGCCGGAGCTGATCTACCACGCCCGAGGCACCGGACACCTGTTCGCACGCACCGGCTGGACGCGTGACGCGATGTGGCTGGCGATCGTCGCCGGTCCCTACAACGAGAGCCACGCCCACCAGGACCAGGGTTCGTTCACGCTGTTCTCCGGCGACTGGCTGGCGGTCACGGCCAACATCTGGAGCCACAGCGGCATCAACCAGGGCACCGATGTGCACAATCTGGTGCGCTTCGTCCGGAATGGCACGGTGGCGCGCCAGTGCGAATCGACCACGCGGGCCTCGACGCTCACGGTCAATCCCGGCAGCGGCGGCGCGTTCACGGCAGATGCCAACCTGACGCCGGCGTTCTGCAACAGCGACGCCGTGACCAACTGGCGCCGCAACTTCACTTTCGCCAACCGCCGCCTGACCGTCCGAGACACCTTCAGCATCACCAGCGGCACCACCGCGACGTTCCAGGTGAACGTGCCGGTCGCGCCGACGCTGGTGAACAGCCGCGAAGCCACCGCAGGCCGCCTGCGCGTGCGCGTGCTGGAGCCGGCCAACGCCACGATCAACAGCAATTTCAGCTCGGGCAAGTACGTCGAGGACGGCGCGCGCTTCCGCATCGACGTGCAGGGCGGCACCACTGGCTACGTCGTCGAATTGAGCGAGATCTGACCCGCCCTTCAGGGGCAGGCGTGAGGCCGCCGCCCGCGCGCGCGCAGGCGGCGGCGCATGTCCAGCACGGGAACGGGGACGCAGCTGATCGACATCAGGCCGATGCGTTCCAGTGTCGGCCGTGCAAACAGCGCCGGCAGCAGCAGGCGACGTGCCGGCCGCAACCGGCGCGCATGGATCAGGTGGCGGGCGAATTCCGTGCGGATCGCCCGCACCTTCCATCCCACCATGGCCGCAGGCAGCGACAACTGATCGCCCAGCGTCTCGGCGTTGTGGATTTCCGCAGCGGCGCAGCGTTCGATACGGCTGGTCAGGCTGCCTTCCACGGGCGTGTAGTGCCCCACCAGGCCAGCGCAGGCACGTAACCGCCAGCCCGCGTGCGCGATGCGCAGCCACAGACTGTAGTCCTCCGCACCGATCAGCTCGCGCGCTTCGAAGAAGCCACCGAGAGTATCGAAGACATCGCGGCGCACCACGCTCATCGACGTGCATATCCGGTTGCAGCGCCACAGCAGGTCGAAATCCATGTCCGCCGGCAGCGCCAGGCGATCCTCGCGCGCACCCCCAT encodes the following:
- a CDS encoding polysaccharide biosynthesis protein, whose amino-acid sequence is MTQHATMEKPVTPDNDRLHGVPYRADTSRSLALMDEPTALTPRELEERRVIHRNDSVREQADAFRELRTRLLALGGDRNFVTLVAPVSHGCGGSFVARNLATAFAFDDTKSALLVDCDALHPTQHTALRVDAGHGGLMDYLDDSDTDLARILYRTGVPRLRLIPSGRQRETTGEAFSSFRMRAMMDSLRSRYPDRYLVLDSPSVLGSPDARILSELADLVVLVAGYGKVTPEKLEKAIGSFPADKVAGVVFNEIP
- a CDS encoding outer membrane beta-barrel protein; its protein translation is MRVTRLRVSVIAASVLATFSGHAFAARVDYTVDLGMERNSNVTMVPADPIEQRYLRAGVGFSITENISALQLNLDGRAEYRDYEDDIFADTVDGTLSGRMNWVAIPQRLFFVVEDNLTVQPVDSLVPDGPGNRQQVNVFSAGPTVLFNWTSSLHGQAELRYVHSDAEVTDEFNSQRLAAAVRTIKELSPTSRVSLNLQAQRVDFDDDIVARDYNRYDIYGRYVRTLANFELGADLGYSRIDYRQGESRSEPLLRADAQWNLSPHSQLIAAVSSQFSDTATDALTGIQSEATVPENVLTGDAVVNASPYEVRSIDLGYQYTGTRLTFSLTPYVQKRDYVDSDTFDQKTRGARFDLQWLIRRSLTLGSYATWERLDYTQLNRKDETSRVGASLEYQWAPRWSARLHAERYKRDSTDVGQSVSQNLIYLSIAYSNR
- a CDS encoding heparinase II/III family protein, which gives rise to MSRTSVSPRRTRRLPFALFLGAASLTALTAASAASGLFGLRAQAFASHAWIQAEDEFAELRQDTRDHVLRFWTRASANTRLARRARERAATGTPTSTSTANPVVLTPVAPTVDSTPVLSSGGRISSNSSRPRLVNLPMPVPAVDKSSAAYTRFKGWVDAAVAGNRGYGFSAAEAALMYQISPEAKYCTLAVSMVEAQVSAAESAIASGGRPAVAGDSYLEVGPMIADLASTMTACGGSITASQRTRWSAYAEQAVWNVWNYNNAQWGGRSHPWSGWSVNNPGNNYYYSFVEATMYWALASGNGTWFNFLRDNKLPALQTYFARLPGGGSSEGTGYGTSHMRLFSLYRIWRDATGTDLANANSHASDSIPYWVHATVPTLDRFAPIGDQARSSVPDIYDYHRRLMLEARSVATNPVVQNQATWWLNNISIARMGSGFNYRYDLLPTGTTAAVPPELIYHARGTGHLFARTGWTRDAMWLAIVAGPYNESHAHQDQGSFTLFSGDWLAVTANIWSHSGINQGTDVHNLVRFVRNGTVARQCESTTRASTLTVNPGSGGAFTADANLTPAFCNSDAVTNWRRNFTFANRRLTVRDTFSITSGTTATFQVNVPVAPTLVNSREATAGRLRVRVLEPANATINSNFSSGKYVEDGARFRIDVQGGTTGYVVELSEI
- a CDS encoding glycosyltransferase family A protein; the encoded protein is MASSSPVTVPDYAVVIPAYQAAGTLARALDSVVAQTLPPRQIVVVDDGSPDGEEVARIVAGYGGVVDLLRQPNGGPASARNAGVRATSAAWVAFLDADDTWLPHKMQAQMPLATDPRAGLLHGGAREDRLALPADMDFDLLWRCNRICTSMSVVRRDVFDTLGGFFEARELIGAEDYSLWLRIAHAGWRLRACAGLVGHYTPVEGSLTSRIERCAAAEIHNAETLGDQLSLPAAMVGWKVRAIRTEFARHLIHARRLRPARRLLLPALFARPTLERIGLMSISCVPVPVLDMRRRLRARGRRPHACP